CGCACCATTAATGGGCTTAGAAGGAAAGGTTAAACCCAGCGAGGCATAGTGCGTAACCCAGTAGGACTTGAATAGGACGTCGTTGCGGATAAATTCGGAAAGACTGATCCAAACCGTTGCAGCCACGATCGCACCAAGACGCGGAAGGATGATTTTATGAGACATACACAAGGATAGCAATTACATCTGGTAAAGACATAATACAAATATACACCATTTAACAGAATAGGCCAAGTGCAGTACAGGATCACAGAACCAATATGCTACGCTTATCGTGTCGCATTCGCAACCTTACCCATGAGGTGGTCTGATTTAGCCGGGCACAAATCTAACTTAACTCTGTGTCCGTGAAAATGGGACTATATCAACGTGTCCGATTTCAGGAACTAATATTGAAGGGGCATTTGCTGGACTGTTTCCCGGAACTAATTTACTCATCAAGCTTTTTTGACCAACGTGATGTGCTTGTAATCCAGCTTCAAGACCTTGTAATTCATTGTATGCACCTACCTTCCAAAGGTTACCTCCCGTCTTAGTGGCCCCCGCAGCAACCTGACTCCCCCTGGATGCAAGACGCGGCCCAGCACTCAGTGCTCTACTGCTTGACAGGACACGCGTACTTTTTACCAAACCACCACCAAATCCACCTGAAAGCGGGGGGTTTCCAACAGTAACCATCGCCCAGGCAATGGCCTCCACCACACCGGCAATGGTATTTAACTGGGCGGT
Above is a genomic segment from Bacteroidetes Order II. bacterium containing:
- a CDS encoding RHS repeat-associated core domain-containing protein, whose translation is LQWYHYGVRWYDPQLSRWHTIDPAEEFHTPYAYVGNDPVNLVDPDGAQTWTVTQNDNERSYRWCGTCDPTASNAIKPGTVVHNISIAVPSGERTGKSSLTFLDHGKTAPYFPDHTAQLNTIAGVVEAIAWAMVTVGNPPLSGGFGGGLVKSTRVLSSSRALSAGPRLASRGSQVAAGATKTGGNLWKVGAYNELQGLEAGLQAHHVGQKSLMSKLVPGNSPANAPSILVPEIGHVDIVPFSRTQS